One genomic segment of Oscillatoria salina IIICB1 includes these proteins:
- a CDS encoding methyl-accepting chemotaxis protein → MKLSKKLYVGLAIPVICILGIGVYSLKAFTLIDRQVGTIYDDRVIPLQQLKLISDDYAVYIIDAVNKANSGIFTSAQALNSVNQAMTRIEEHWQEYKNTNLTEQEVAIVAEVEKLFVTADAEINQLVTALESGDPEQIENFDGELYAVIDPLTAKIQQLISLQLEVAQNEREKAAQLYNNIRIFFSILLILAIVLASPIGSILSRSITASIQEVINSLVSASSQIAAATEQQERIASQQAASVNETSTTMDRLEEAAQTTATQSETAVANAQRVLSLAQEGMEAVNSTQSGMWELNEKVGAIAELTYRLNEQADRIGIVSQLVFELANQTNMLALNAAVEAIRAGEQGKGFAVVASEIRKLADQSKQSADKINVLVADIQTVIGKTVTATEVGTNKVKQGLSNTEKTATVFQEVAEAIDEIVLSSEQISLTAQQQAIAIAQVVQAMNALNQAAKESAEGISQTKIGTHKLNETALELKEMV, encoded by the coding sequence ATGAAACTAAGCAAAAAATTATATGTGGGTTTAGCAATACCAGTCATTTGCATACTAGGCATTGGCGTATATTCTCTCAAAGCTTTCACGTTGATCGATCGGCAAGTAGGAACAATTTATGACGATCGCGTAATTCCTTTACAACAGCTTAAACTGATTTCTGACGACTACGCCGTGTATATTATCGATGCAGTAAATAAAGCAAATTCTGGTATATTCACAAGCGCACAAGCGTTAAACTCGGTCAATCAAGCGATGACTAGGATTGAAGAACACTGGCAAGAGTATAAAAACACAAACTTGACAGAGCAAGAAGTAGCAATTGTTGCCGAAGTCGAAAAATTGTTTGTCACAGCCGATGCAGAAATAAACCAGCTCGTAACAGCCCTAGAATCAGGCGATCCCGAGCAAATAGAGAATTTTGATGGCGAACTCTATGCCGTAATCGATCCTTTAACAGCGAAAATTCAACAATTAATTAGCTTACAATTAGAAGTTGCCCAAAACGAACGAGAAAAAGCAGCCCAGCTATACAATAATATTCGGATTTTTTTTTCAATCTTGTTAATTTTAGCCATTGTCTTAGCATCGCCAATTGGCTCGATCCTCAGCCGTTCAATTACTGCGAGTATCCAAGAAGTAATTAACTCCTTAGTTTCAGCTTCAAGCCAGATTGCCGCCGCTACCGAACAACAAGAACGCATCGCCTCACAGCAAGCCGCCTCAGTAAATGAAACTAGCACGACAATGGATCGACTCGAAGAAGCAGCGCAAACCACAGCTACACAATCAGAAACCGCAGTAGCAAATGCTCAACGGGTGCTCTCTTTGGCACAAGAAGGAATGGAAGCGGTGAATAGTACCCAGTCGGGAATGTGGGAATTAAACGAAAAAGTAGGCGCGATCGCGGAATTGACTTATCGTTTAAATGAACAAGCCGATCGAATTGGGATCGTCTCTCAATTGGTCTTCGAGTTAGCAAATCAAACTAATATGTTAGCCCTCAACGCCGCCGTAGAAGCGATTCGCGCTGGAGAACAAGGAAAAGGTTTTGCTGTGGTTGCTAGCGAAATTCGCAAACTAGCAGACCAAAGCAAACAATCTGCTGACAAGATTAATGTTTTAGTTGCCGATATTCAAACAGTAATTGGTAAAACTGTCACCGCTACCGAAGTGGGGACAAACAAAGTTAAACAGGGACTAAGTAACACCGAAAAAACTGCTACAGTTTTCCAAGAAGTCGCTGAAGCGATCGACGAAATCGTTCTTAGTTCGGAACAAATTTCTTTAACAGCCCAACAACAAGCGATCGCGATCGCCCAAGTTGTCCAAGCAATGAATGCCCTTAACCAAGCAGCTAAAGAAAGCGCCGAAGGTATTAGCCAAACCAAAATCGGCACTCACAAACTTAACGAAACTGCTTTAGAACTTAAAGAAATGGTTTAG
- a CDS encoding methyl-accepting chemotaxis protein, producing MLAKLKLRDLILLGYGVPVVVLSIGAAGFIYSTTHQVFKTLKDVKRVQSVIIQANEMGLETQDTIRSVRGYFVDPNPQFLAEYQQSRESFTQAANVLDRLIINETQKRRLNRMIYLNSEYQKLSERMLELLDNGQEEQAVTLFQQGLGNSFVEEFDRVNEEFLQAESNLLETETRRAEKALEFLLTILILGSLLLAGLGVGLAFWISSGVTRAIDRATNAIATSSSEIASTIEQQERTSNQQAASVSETTTTVDELGASSRQSAEQAEAAANAAMQALHLTEGGSQAVDRSLERMSELKEKVGAIAEQILCLSEQTNQIGNISLLVSDLANQTNMLALNAAVEAVRAGEQGKGFGVVASEIRKLADQSKQSADKINTLVGDIQNAINSTVMVTDEGTKTVETGVEIARQTADAFAGVADAVNNMVLSNQQILLNIKQQASAIEQIVQAMNSINQGAQETASGISQTKIGTEKLNDAAIELKAIV from the coding sequence ATGTTAGCTAAATTAAAACTGCGCGATCTAATTTTATTAGGATATGGAGTGCCTGTAGTCGTTTTGTCTATCGGAGCAGCCGGATTTATTTACTCGACAACTCATCAAGTATTTAAAACCTTAAAAGATGTCAAAAGAGTACAGTCGGTGATTATTCAAGCAAATGAAATGGGGCTGGAAACTCAGGATACTATTCGGAGCGTACGTGGTTATTTTGTCGATCCAAATCCCCAGTTTTTAGCAGAGTATCAACAGTCGAGAGAATCATTTACCCAAGCAGCAAATGTTTTAGATCGACTGATAATTAACGAAACTCAAAAAAGACGTTTGAATAGGATGATTTACCTGAATTCAGAATATCAAAAACTTTCCGAACGAATGTTAGAATTATTAGATAATGGTCAAGAAGAGCAGGCAGTAACTTTGTTTCAGCAGGGATTAGGTAACTCTTTTGTCGAAGAATTCGATCGCGTGAATGAAGAATTTCTGCAAGCAGAAAGCAATTTACTGGAAACAGAAACGCGACGAGCAGAAAAGGCTTTAGAATTTCTGCTGACAATACTGATTCTCGGTTCGTTGTTACTGGCTGGTTTAGGAGTAGGTTTAGCTTTTTGGATTTCTTCGGGAGTAACGAGAGCTATCGATCGCGCGACAAATGCGATCGCCACCTCTTCAAGCGAAATTGCTAGTACCATCGAACAACAAGAGCGTACTTCTAACCAACAAGCGGCATCAGTTAGCGAAACGACAACTACGGTGGATGAGTTGGGAGCTTCTTCGCGTCAGTCAGCCGAACAAGCTGAAGCTGCTGCAAATGCAGCAATGCAAGCACTTCATCTCACTGAAGGCGGAAGCCAAGCGGTAGATCGTAGCTTGGAGAGAATGTCAGAGTTGAAAGAAAAAGTAGGCGCGATCGCCGAACAAATTTTGTGCCTCAGCGAACAAACAAATCAAATTGGTAATATCTCTCTGCTGGTGTCCGATCTTGCCAATCAGACTAATATGTTAGCTCTGAATGCTGCGGTGGAGGCAGTGCGTGCGGGCGAACAAGGTAAAGGTTTCGGCGTCGTGGCAAGTGAAATTCGCAAATTGGCTGACCAAAGTAAGCAATCTGCGGACAAAATTAACACTTTGGTTGGCGATATTCAAAATGCAATTAATTCAACAGTGATGGTGACAGATGAAGGAACCAAAACTGTCGAAACTGGTGTAGAAATTGCTCGCCAAACTGCTGATGCTTTTGCTGGGGTTGCCGATGCAGTTAATAATATGGTTTTGAGCAATCAACAAATTTTACTTAATATCAAGCAGCAAGCTAGTGCTATTGAACAAATCGTCCAAGCTATGAACAGCATCAACCAAGGTGCTCAAGAAACTGCTAGCGGCATTAGTCAAACGAAAATTGGCACTGAAAAATTAAATGATGCTGCTATCGAGCTAAAAGCCATTGTCTAA
- a CDS encoding methyl-accepting chemotaxis protein, with translation MTQVIARLRLIVIVLFIFALFNLVTIYTQIKTMTNDSRIINLAGVVRGNSQRVVKLELLRQDSTEQILAIEEIIEGLLVGVPDIDLVKTSNEDFLTKMREVKQQWLELEAILQAVNITPENSNKLWQASEVFWELTNEAVAAAEAFAKANVIKTENLAILMFIFHLFILTIIWLILRKIASRLQRTTSTIASTSTEIASTVTEQERVATQQATACNELAITMENLGESSGNCTQQAQAAASAAQAALELSDLGSKAVDRSLERMSELKEKVGAIAEQILHLSEQTNQIGNISLLVSDLANQTNMLALNAAVEAVRAGEQGKGFGVVASEIRKLADQSKQSANKINTLVADIQNAINSTVMVTDEGTKTVETGVEIARQTADAFAGVADAVNNMVLSNQQILLNIRQQAGAIEQVWQTTNDINQGAKETATGISQTKFGTERLNQIALALKEMI, from the coding sequence ATGACTCAAGTTATTGCTCGGTTACGTTTAATTGTAATAGTTCTCTTTATTTTTGCCTTATTCAACTTAGTTACTATCTACACTCAAATTAAGACAATGACAAATGATAGTAGGATTATTAATTTAGCTGGTGTAGTTCGAGGTAATAGCCAAAGAGTAGTTAAATTAGAATTACTGAGGCAAGATTCAACGGAGCAAATTTTAGCAATCGAGGAAATTATTGAAGGTTTGCTGGTTGGCGTTCCCGACATTGATTTAGTCAAAACTAGCAATGAAGATTTTTTGACTAAAATGCGCGAAGTTAAACAACAGTGGTTAGAACTCGAAGCAATTCTTCAAGCAGTAAATATAACTCCTGAAAATTCCAACAAGCTTTGGCAAGCAAGCGAAGTTTTTTGGGAATTAACCAACGAAGCAGTAGCTGCTGCCGAAGCTTTTGCTAAAGCCAATGTTATTAAAACGGAAAATTTAGCAATTTTAATGTTTATTTTTCACTTATTTATTTTAACAATTATTTGGCTAATTCTGCGTAAAATTGCTTCAAGACTGCAAAGAACTACTTCTACTATTGCCTCTACTTCAACAGAAATTGCTTCCACAGTAACCGAACAAGAGCGAGTAGCTACCCAGCAAGCTACTGCTTGTAACGAACTAGCAATTACAATGGAAAATTTAGGCGAGTCTTCTGGCAATTGTACCCAACAAGCTCAGGCAGCCGCTAGTGCAGCTCAAGCGGCGCTAGAACTTTCAGATCTAGGTAGTAAAGCGGTAGATCGTAGCTTGGAGAGAATGTCAGAGTTGAAAGAAAAAGTAGGCGCGATCGCCGAACAAATTTTGCACCTCAGCGAACAAACAAATCAAATTGGTAATATCTCTTTGCTGGTGTCCGATCTTGCCAATCAGACTAATATGTTAGCTCTGAATGCTGCGGTAGAGGCAGTGCGTGCGGGCGAACAAGGTAAAGGTTTCGGCGTCGTGGCAAGTGAAATTCGCAAATTGGCTGACCAAAGTAAACAATCTGCGAACAAAATTAACACTCTGGTTGCCGATATTCAAAATGCAATTAATTCAACAGTGATGGTGACAGATGAAGGAACCAAAACTGTCGAAACTGGTGTAGAAATTGCTCGCCAAACTGCTGATGCTTTTGCTGGGGTTGCCGATGCAGTTAATAATATGGTTTTGAGCAATCAACAAATTTTACTTAATATTAGGCAACAAGCTGGTGCTATCGAGCAAGTTTGGCAAACTACGAATGATATTAATCAAGGTGCTAAAGAAACAGCTACTGGGATTAGTCAAACTAAATTTGGGACAGAAAGATTAAATCAAATAGCTTTAGCTCTCAAGGAAATGATCTAG
- a CDS encoding WD40 repeat domain-containing protein, whose product MSFSPNGKLLATASGDGTAKIWSLDGQELHTLKGHEGIVPDVSFSPEGKLIATASGDGTAKIWSLDGQELHTLKGHEKLVNQVSFSPNGKLIATASFDQTAKIWSLDGQELHTFKGHEKLVNQVSFSPNGKLIATASKDGTAKIWSLDSQELHTLKGHEKLVNQVIIILPDGELLTIAGNDGTAKVLQWEDVSLENFMAEGCALISDHLKHNPNVSESDKHLCDDVLP is encoded by the coding sequence GTGAGCTTTTCCCCAAATGGAAAACTACTCGCTACTGCTAGTGGGGATGGCACTGCCAAAATCTGGAGTCTTGACGGTCAAGAATTACATACTCTCAAGGGACACGAGGGAATAGTTCCTGATGTGAGCTTTTCCCCAGAGGGAAAACTAATCGCCACCGCCAGTGGGGATGGCACTGCCAAAATCTGGAGTCTTGATGGTCAAGAATTGCATACTCTCAAGGGACACGAGAAATTGGTCAATCAGGTGAGCTTTTCACCAAATGGAAAACTAATCGCCACCGCTAGTTTCGATCAAACTGCGAAAATCTGGAGTCTTGATGGTCAAGAATTGCATACTTTCAAGGGACACGAGAAATTGGTCAATCAGGTGAGCTTTTCACCAAATGGAAAACTAATCGCTACCGCTAGTAAAGATGGCACTGCCAAAATCTGGAGTCTTGATAGTCAAGAATTGCATACTCTCAAGGGACACGAGAAATTAGTTAATCAGGTGATAATTATTTTACCGGATGGAGAACTACTCACCATTGCCGGTAATGATGGAACTGCGAAAGTCTTGCAGTGGGAGGATGTTAGTTTAGAAAATTTTATGGCGGAAGGTTGCGCGTTGATAAGCGACCATCTGAAGCATAACCCGAATGTGTCAGAGAGCGACAAGCATCTGTGCGATGATGTTTTACCGTGA
- a CDS encoding hybrid sensor histidine kinase/response regulator has protein sequence MTIEDEELRNLYQTSSEEHLQKLNNGLLYLEAHPEDKTPFEELLREAHSLKGDSRMLGVNDVETLIHQIEHILGTIYRGETELTPEVSEILYAGLDNVTKLVREAVTGELSGVNIFQALAQLMGASTSSNEGENVSKTEEEIESANDSITESDSESFTEEIEPKTELVNQDLGEIRDNLTAIPNGKSPVPSPQYPIPNPQSQPYRIETIRVQTRHLDALMTETGELTVTQIRIAHQLNQIEEIAALWSEMQANKQKKVASPEIEQRIEASLKQLLTFAQENVARLDIISNDLEEKIRTLRLLPLANIFNLYPRTVRDLAKEFGKEVELIIEGGETTADKRILEQMKDPLLHLIRNAIDHGIETKSDRRELGKPKVAQLRLRGYQTANNIAIEVCDDGQGLDTEKIKQTAISRGLYHPEELAAMTPNQIYSLIFAPGFSTRTFITEVSGRGVGLDVVRYHVEQLKGTIEVESTPKKGTTFRMLLGKTLATAPVLLVEVDGIAYGIPLEFVQRNLLVFPEEIFTIGGKDAIAIDRQAISVAWLADLLEISPNLTDKNNLPKKQLICILLQVGQEKFGLFVDRLLDTQDVVLKPQSKFLKRVRNVAGATILGTGEVCTILNPIDLLKSVQKQTLSLSTVKEKSTPTHSNKPVILLVEDSIATRTQEKRILEGAGYQVVTAVDGLDGYNKLRLSDFDAVVSDVQMPNLDGLSLTARIRQHQEYNELPIILVTSLATDEDKRRGAEAGANAYITKGDFNQLFLLETLKRLI, from the coding sequence ATGACGATCGAAGACGAAGAATTACGCAATCTTTATCAAACTTCTAGTGAAGAACACTTACAAAAACTAAACAACGGTTTATTGTATTTAGAAGCGCATCCAGAAGACAAAACTCCCTTTGAAGAATTACTCCGAGAAGCGCACAGTCTCAAAGGAGATTCGCGAATGCTGGGTGTCAACGATGTAGAAACTTTAATTCATCAAATCGAACATATTTTAGGAACAATTTATCGCGGAGAAACCGAATTAACTCCCGAAGTAAGCGAGATTTTGTATGCGGGTTTAGATAATGTGACTAAACTGGTTCGCGAAGCTGTTACTGGCGAACTCAGTGGAGTTAATATTTTCCAAGCTCTGGCTCAATTAATGGGTGCATCAACTTCGAGTAATGAGGGTGAAAATGTTAGTAAAACCGAAGAAGAAATTGAGTCAGCAAATGATAGTATAACTGAGTCAGATAGTGAGAGTTTCACGGAAGAAATTGAGCCAAAAACTGAGCTTGTGAATCAAGATTTAGGAGAAATCCGCGACAATCTCACGGCAATTCCTAACGGAAAATCCCCAGTCCCCAGTCCCCAGTACCCAATTCCCAATCCCCAATCTCAACCTTATCGCATTGAAACAATTCGCGTCCAAACTCGCCATTTGGATGCGTTAATGACTGAAACTGGTGAGTTAACAGTCACGCAAATACGCATTGCTCACCAATTAAACCAAATTGAAGAAATTGCCGCTTTGTGGTCAGAAATGCAGGCTAACAAGCAAAAAAAGGTGGCTTCTCCAGAAATCGAACAGCGCATCGAAGCTAGTCTTAAACAGTTATTAACTTTCGCCCAAGAAAACGTCGCCCGACTCGACATTATCTCCAACGATTTAGAAGAAAAAATTCGTACGCTGCGACTTTTACCTTTAGCAAACATTTTTAACTTGTATCCGCGTACAGTTAGGGATTTAGCTAAAGAATTTGGCAAAGAAGTAGAACTAATTATAGAAGGAGGAGAAACCACCGCCGACAAACGTATTCTCGAACAAATGAAAGATCCTTTGCTGCATTTAATTCGCAATGCGATCGATCATGGAATTGAAACCAAGAGCGATCGCCGAGAATTAGGAAAGCCTAAAGTTGCTCAGTTGCGCTTGCGAGGCTACCAAACTGCTAATAATATAGCGATCGAAGTCTGTGATGATGGGCAAGGTTTAGATACAGAAAAAATTAAGCAAACTGCGATTAGCCGAGGTTTATACCATCCCGAAGAACTCGCAGCCATGACACCAAATCAAATTTATAGTTTGATTTTTGCTCCGGGATTTTCGACTCGCACCTTTATTACTGAGGTATCTGGAAGAGGTGTAGGTTTGGATGTGGTACGGTATCATGTAGAACAATTGAAAGGTACTATCGAAGTCGAATCTACGCCCAAAAAGGGAACCACGTTCCGTATGCTACTCGGTAAAACTCTCGCTACTGCACCAGTTTTGTTGGTAGAAGTTGACGGAATCGCTTACGGTATACCTTTAGAGTTCGTCCAAAGAAACTTACTTGTCTTCCCAGAAGAAATTTTTACGATTGGCGGAAAAGACGCGATCGCGATCGACAGACAAGCAATCTCGGTAGCTTGGTTAGCAGATTTATTAGAAATTTCTCCTAACTTAACTGACAAAAACAATCTCCCTAAAAAGCAACTAATTTGTATTCTTTTGCAAGTTGGACAAGAAAAATTTGGGCTATTTGTTGACCGATTGTTAGATACTCAAGATGTTGTCCTCAAACCCCAAAGTAAATTTTTGAAACGAGTGCGGAATGTCGCTGGGGCAACTATTCTCGGAACTGGAGAAGTTTGCACGATTCTTAACCCGATTGACTTGCTTAAATCAGTCCAAAAACAAACTTTATCTCTCTCAACCGTTAAAGAAAAATCTACTCCCACTCACTCCAACAAACCAGTAATTCTATTAGTTGAAGATTCCATTGCCACTCGTACCCAAGAAAAACGCATTCTTGAAGGTGCTGGCTACCAAGTAGTTACGGCTGTAGACGGTTTAGATGGCTATAATAAACTTCGCCTTAGTGACTTTGATGCCGTCGTCTCTGACGTCCAAATGCCCAATCTTGATGGTTTATCCTTAACCGCTCGCATTCGCCAACATCAAGAATATAACGAATTGCCAATTATTTTGGTCACTTCTTTAGCTACGGACGAAGATAAAAGAAGAGGCGCTGAAGCTGGCGCTAATGCTTATATCACAAAAGGAGATTTTAATCAACTGTTTTTGCTAGAAACTTTAAAAAGATTAATTTAA
- the cheB gene encoding chemotaxis-specific protein-glutamate methyltransferase CheB, whose product MPIRVLIVEDSLIAMTILTRILASSPEIEVAGTARTGKEALELISEVKPDVICTDLHMPQMDGLEFTKEVMIRYPRPILVISASVQQQEDSSNVFQLLEAGAVDVFPKPPGGSAGDYEAIKRALISKIKILSGVKVFTRHSRRNQETKQEQKPKEKSTSTCQKIIESPPRKIIRNRSLRLPANTQFKMIVVGASTGGPQALKTLLTGLQNHLNLPVICVQHISEGFLQSLVDWLGSSCHLPVQIARPGELPQPGTVYFAPEQLHLELDNIGRFIYAATVRVDGHRPSVTVTFKSVAKLYGKRTIGILLTGMGKDGAAGMEDIAKVGGLTIAQDEASSVVFGMPKAAIALNAAQYILPIDAIAPHLLQKVILR is encoded by the coding sequence ATGCCAATTCGAGTTTTAATCGTAGAAGATTCGTTGATTGCGATGACAATTTTAACTAGAATTCTCGCTTCATCACCAGAAATTGAAGTAGCGGGAACTGCTCGAACTGGTAAAGAAGCACTAGAGTTAATTTCTGAAGTTAAACCAGATGTAATTTGCACGGATTTACATATGCCGCAGATGGATGGTTTAGAGTTTACAAAAGAAGTAATGATTCGCTATCCGCGACCAATTTTAGTTATTAGCGCTTCCGTGCAACAACAAGAAGATTCGAGTAATGTCTTTCAGCTTTTAGAAGCGGGTGCGGTAGACGTTTTTCCTAAGCCTCCAGGCGGTTCCGCAGGCGATTACGAAGCAATTAAACGCGCCTTAATTAGTAAGATTAAAATTTTATCGGGAGTGAAAGTATTTACACGGCACTCGCGTCGCAATCAGGAGACTAAGCAAGAGCAAAAACCAAAAGAAAAATCAACTTCTACTTGTCAAAAGATTATTGAATCTCCACCTCGAAAAATTATCCGAAATCGCAGTCTGCGGCTGCCAGCAAATACACAATTTAAAATGATTGTAGTGGGTGCATCGACAGGAGGACCCCAGGCACTAAAAACCTTATTGACTGGCTTACAAAATCACTTAAATTTACCAGTAATTTGTGTTCAACATATAAGTGAAGGATTTTTACAAAGTTTAGTGGATTGGTTAGGAAGTAGCTGTCATTTACCAGTACAAATTGCTCGTCCCGGCGAGTTACCACAACCAGGAACAGTTTATTTTGCTCCCGAACAATTACACTTAGAATTAGATAATATTGGGCGATTTATTTATGCTGCTACGGTGCGAGTAGACGGACATCGTCCCTCAGTCACAGTAACATTTAAATCGGTAGCAAAATTGTATGGCAAAAGAACGATTGGAATTTTATTAACAGGTATGGGTAAAGATGGTGCAGCCGGAATGGAAGATATTGCGAAAGTTGGCGGTTTAACTATTGCCCAAGATGAAGCGAGTAGCGTAGTATTTGGAATGCCGAAAGCGGCGATCGCGCTGAACGCAGCCCAGTATATTTTACCAATTGACGCGATCGCGCCTCACTTGTTACAAAAAGTTATCCTGCGGTGA
- a CDS encoding nSTAND1 domain-containing NTPase — MHASEELFCLAFLLAKDYGFLAEVALKRQNWQTAKQFAQTAVREGIDRTPRHELYRLFLAQAYHHLGELNTAISILEEAKEEGKPEYDPPLYIKILGELRDRYFQRGDYLKAFVTKQEQQSLEQQYRFRAFIGAGRLQSQKSVINRSRDESNSQEKVAQELTASGRSLTIERLVSRVERDDYQLTIIHGGSGVGKSSLLQEGLIPNLQTKIIETRRVIPALQRLYSNWCQELQRCLLNNPLTKSLNCEAKNPADTTTILNQLRELTDSNCLVVLIFDQFEEFFFVYPEPAQRREFFQFLRECLNLPFVKVILSLREDYIAYLLEGERLMSKDNSDSHLLDDILRKSNRFYLGNFAPEEAREIIHNLTAQSQFTLEPALIQQIVNDLAADSGEVLPIEMQIVGAQMQTAGITTLEKYHELGTNPKAKLVDDYLANIVQDCGQENQETAELILYLLTDENNTRPLKTKAELISALFDKAARLTLVLEILVKSGLVFELPEHSEAQYQLVHDYLVPFIRQKRGAELVKELEQAKEAKRLSEEKYTRFLKKALVGTVAAVLVMTILSITTFVSTLKATREEIKALTRSAELSLESISEFDGLVGGLRAAKKLRSGLGKLAFTGKYELERDVKLVLAKAFYRNDKLTSKVKNRLEKHERVVTDAIFSPDGKLIATASWDKTAKIWSLDGQELATLKGHEDWVNQVSFSPDGKLLATASGDGTAKIWSLDGQEXLPLSKDMSNWSIM, encoded by the coding sequence ATGCACGCAAGCGAAGAACTATTTTGCTTGGCTTTTTTATTAGCTAAAGATTACGGTTTTCTCGCCGAAGTCGCCCTTAAACGACAAAATTGGCAAACAGCAAAACAATTTGCTCAAACAGCAGTAAGAGAAGGAATAGATCGCACACCACGTCACGAACTATATCGCTTGTTTCTTGCCCAAGCTTACCATCATTTGGGTGAGTTAAATACAGCAATTTCAATCTTAGAAGAAGCGAAAGAGGAAGGTAAACCTGAATACGACCCGCCGCTTTATATTAAGATATTAGGAGAATTACGCGATCGCTATTTTCAACGAGGCGATTATCTCAAAGCCTTTGTCACCAAGCAGGAACAACAATCTCTTGAACAACAATACCGTTTTCGTGCCTTTATTGGTGCGGGACGTTTGCAATCGCAAAAAAGCGTCATTAATCGCAGTCGAGATGAGAGTAATTCTCAGGAAAAGGTAGCTCAAGAACTTACGGCTTCCGGGAGAAGTTTAACGATTGAGCGCTTAGTTAGTCGCGTAGAAAGGGACGATTATCAATTAACCATTATTCATGGTGGTTCCGGAGTAGGAAAAAGTTCTTTGCTACAAGAAGGTTTGATACCTAATTTACAAACCAAAATTATTGAGACGCGCCGCGTTATCCCCGCTTTGCAACGGTTGTACAGTAATTGGTGTCAAGAATTGCAACGCTGTTTGTTGAATAATCCCTTGACAAAAAGCTTAAATTGTGAAGCAAAAAATCCCGCAGATACGACGACAATTCTCAATCAATTGCGCGAACTTACAGACTCAAATTGCTTAGTTGTCCTCATTTTTGACCAGTTTGAAGAATTTTTCTTTGTTTATCCTGAACCAGCCCAGCGCCGGGAGTTTTTTCAGTTTTTACGTGAATGTCTTAACCTTCCTTTTGTGAAAGTGATTCTCTCGCTGCGAGAAGATTATATCGCTTATTTATTAGAAGGCGAACGCTTGATGAGTAAAGACAATTCCGACAGTCATTTACTCGATGATATTCTTCGCAAAAGCAATCGTTTCTACTTGGGTAACTTCGCACCAGAAGAAGCAAGAGAAATTATCCATAACTTAACTGCACAAAGTCAATTTACTCTCGAACCAGCATTAATTCAACAAATAGTTAACGACTTAGCCGCCGACTCTGGGGAAGTGCTACCAATTGAAATGCAAATCGTCGGCGCACAAATGCAAACCGCAGGTATTACTACGCTGGAAAAATATCATGAATTGGGGACAAATCCCAAAGCCAAACTCGTTGATGATTATTTAGCGAATATCGTTCAAGATTGCGGTCAAGAAAATCAAGAAACAGCCGAATTAATTTTGTATTTGCTGACTGACGAAAATAACACCCGTCCGCTTAAAACAAAAGCTGAATTAATTTCTGCTTTGTTTGATAAAGCCGCCCGACTAACTTTAGTTTTAGAAATTTTAGTGAAGTCGGGTTTAGTTTTTGAGTTGCCAGAACATTCTGAAGCACAGTATCAACTCGTACACGATTATTTAGTTCCCTTTATTCGTCAGAAACGCGGTGCAGAATTAGTTAAAGAACTCGAACAAGCTAAAGAAGCCAAACGCTTGAGCGAAGAAAAATACACTCGTTTTCTGAAAAAAGCTTTGGTGGGTACAGTCGCGGCTGTATTAGTGATGACAATCTTATCAATTACCACTTTTGTCTCGACACTCAAAGCTACTCGAGAAGAAATTAAAGCTTTGACTCGCTCTGCTGAATTAAGTCTAGAATCAATCTCAGAATTTGATGGCTTGGTGGGAGGTTTACGTGCAGCTAAAAAACTGCGGTCGGGGTTGGGAAAGTTAGCTTTTACAGGTAAATATGAACTAGAAAGAGATGTTAAGTTGGTTCTGGCTAAAGCATTTTATAGAAATGACAAACTAACATCTAAAGTAAAAAATCGCTTAGAAAAACATGAGAGAGTGGTGACTGACGCGATTTTTTCTCCAGATGGAAAACTAATTGCCACCGCTAGTTGGGATAAAACTGCTAAAATCTGGAGTCTTGATGGTCAAGAACTTGCCACTCTCAAAGGACACGAGGATTGGGTCAATCAGGTAAGCTTTTCCCCAGACGGAAAACTACTCGCTACTGCTAGTGGGGATGGCACTGCCAAAATTTGGAGTCTTGATGGTCAAGAACNTTTGCCACTCTCAAAGGACATGAGCAACTGGTCAATCATGTGA